Genomic window (Oscarella lobularis chromosome 15, ooOscLobu1.1, whole genome shotgun sequence):
AAGGACGGTTTGGAGTGCATTTGAAGGAGACAAGCACAAAGTTGTTTTATCCTCTAGTAGTGACGTCTAGATTGTGAATTCAAAACCAAAACAGAAAGACGTTCTGCCGTCGACCACACCTACATCGATCTGCCCACGCCAGATTTCTCCGAACCGACAATCATAACATCCGTTTTGAAAGTAATCTTACAGCTAAAAGATGTAGCGGCCTAGCATCGGCGCTGCACCCGTATTATTTGATAGGTTTCTGAATAATCACGATACTGTGATGTCATCAGCAGTTCTTCACGATTAAAATCAAGTCTACGCTCACGTGGTACAGTAGAACTGCTTTAATTAGGGAGTGTCCTCTAAACCGTCGTAAACAACTCGGAAGAGTTTAATTCTGCTAGTACACGGTACGAATTTAAGCTTTCGTCCGGCTGCGATCGAGCTACTTACtgtctttcgtttctatGTTAGAGATACTGACCACTTGAAGTGCCATCGTCATGACGGACGGAAACGCCCCTTGCAAACGCCGTGCCCATCAATCTGTTTTCATCGGTGGCAAAATGTACGTTTTCGGAGGCGATACAGGAGGCTTCGTTTGGTCCGCCTGCCCATCTGATGAGATCTTCGTTCTGAATTGCCATAAGAAAACGAGGAAGTGGATCCGTTACCAGACGACCGGTCTCAAATTGAATTTCATCGGTGGAAGAAGCGTCGCAATCGACGGCATAATCTATTCGTACAATCAAGACGGAAACGTCTCTCGTTTGGATCCCGACGAATTAGAGTGGGAAGCAGTGGCCAGTTCCGCCGAAGGGCAAAAGCCTCAGAAACGCATCAATTCCTATTTGTGGGCTATAGGATCCAAGCTGATCATGTTTGGCGGCGAGTTTCTCAGCGCGGTGAAGCAAAGCGATTGCCAGCCAGGATCGaaagagcagaagaaaaagaacaatGAAATATTCGAGTTTCAGTTTGAAAAAGGCAACAAAACAGGTTTATTTTTCCtcgaaataatttttttaaataaaaatttagtAATTAGGGTTGTGGGCGGACTTGGAATTGGCTGGAACGAGGCCTGCGCCTCGGGCTGAGGGAGCTATGACGACGATAGATCACTATCGAGGCATTCTTCACGGTGGCCGTAGTGGCGATGGCAAAATGCTGGGCGATACTTTTGTTATTGACCTGGCTGCCAAGGTCGGTCGTATGAATAATTATATGTTGTGTTAGGTTTGATGATCTCTTATTTTAAGACTTGGATTCCTGTTCATTTTGACGAGCCACACTTGTCAGACAGGTGCTGTCACACTTTGTGTCTCATAGAAGGCGTGGTAGAAACAGTCTGCCTTCTCATTGGCGGCTGCAAAGGGTCTTCCGCCTGGGTTTTGGACGTTGATAAACCCCGCGCTTACGAGGTGAACTATACCCTAAGCCTATACACcttcattttattttctttattttcttgTTTAGTTGAATATGAAGGAAAGCGAAGCTGAAATTTATAACCATTCAGCTTACTGCCTGACAGATAATGAGGGAAatgttcgtctttttctttgcggtGGAAATGATGTTCGGTCTCCCTTTAACGGCACTTCTAAATCGATTTTGACCACTCGAAACCTTGGTAAAGCGAAGTTTAGTAGCGAACCTTTctaatgaattttttagatacCTTTTCTGACTTTAAGAGTCTAAAACTGAGCGTTGATCGTTCATCTTACGCATCGTCGCTTAAAATTGGGTAGAGTCAATGTCGTTGGCTATATGATCGTTTATcatttctttgttagagagCACGTACAAAGTGAAGAATATGACTGTGGTCAATCCCAGTGGTAGGTTGTCAACGATATGTAATATTATAATGCACAACTGAAATAGTTCGAGCCAAGACTACAATCATTCGATGGTTCAAAAAGATTCGGAAATGTAAACTACCTTTTCCTCGTTCTCTTCCTATTGTAATAGCTTAAATTGTCTATAGAAGAGAACTGAGGAATCAATTGGATAAGGAAAGTTCCCAGCATGAAGTGGCTAGGTGATATTCGAGACTGACTACAGAAGAGCCACGTAGTCAGTTTCTGTAATTGCTTAGACGAGAATTGGAAACTGAGTTGAAACTTTTGAAACAACagcttgaagagaaaaatagtgaaatagaaatgctCAAGAAACGTCTCAATAGCGAGGCTGAGGACACACCTACAGTCAAAGGCGATGAAGAACTTGGATCGGGATCTTCTGCCAGTATGTAATTCAACTCATAATTGGTTATTTTTACTTCTTGATTCAACTTGTTCATAGGAGCCTCGCCcgaaacgaagcgagagTAAGTTGGGTTTGAAGTCATCTCAGGACTCGCCGTGCTTTTTTTCCTGTTTGCAACTATTTTATGTCTACCCGGTACTATTTTTTATCATCTCATTTGTGCTAAACCCCTTTCTCCGCCCACGCCAGAGTGAAAGAGATCCGCTATGAAGAAAATGTAACGTTTaatcgttaattaattcagtTGCTCGCACACGTACCAGCGCCCGATTTGAACTTGTGCTCAAGGGACGGAAAAGATAAATATCCCTCCCGGAATGTGTATGTACAGTATACGGGATTGTAACTTACGGGTGATACGAAGAGCAAGAATCGCCGGCGTAATCTTCCTTTAGATAAGCCATCCCTTGCCCTTTAGGCTTGAGTGCCATCTTTCACACACATGAAAGTCTTTTCCTGCAAGAGCGACGCGCTCCAACGATGGGTTATAGAGCGATGCGATCGTACTCTCCCCGACGCCGCGTACGACACGACGCGGCTACGAACGGATCGCCTGACGGCAGCTAACCGCAACAAGGTTAAGGTTAGTCGCCCTCATTCAAAGCCCTCTAGTACGTCCTCCCATAATAGAAGTCCTCACTACGAGAAAATAATTCAGTAGACAGAAAACACGTGAGTTGTGGTTAAAGAGAGGACGAATTTAGGGTCGCGATCAGACCACTGTCGTCTGTC
Coding sequences:
- the LOC136195835 gene encoding uncharacterized protein; this translates as MTDGNAPCKRRAHQSVFIGGKMYVFGGDTGGFVWSACPSDEIFVLNCHKKTRKWIRYQTTGLKLNFIGGRSVAIDGIIYSYNQDGNVSRLDPDELEWEAVASSAEGQKPQKRINSYLWAIGSKLIMFGGEFLSAVKQSDCQPGSKEQKKKNNEIFEFQFEKGNKTGLWADLELAGTRPAPRAEGAMTTIDHYRGILHGGRSGDGKMLGDTFVIDLAAKTWIPVHFDEPHLSDRCCHTLCLIEGVVETVCLLIGGCKGSSAWVLDVDKPRAYELNMKESEAEIYNHSAYCLTDNEGNVRLFLCGGNDVRSPFNGTSKSILTTRNLDTFSDFKSLKLSVDRSSYASSLKIGEHVQSEEYDCGQSQCSSQDYNHSMVQKDSEIRELRNQLDKESSQHEVARRELETELKLLKQQLEEKNSEIEMLKKRLNSEAEDTPTVKGDEELGSGSSARASPETKRE